From the genome of Eptesicus fuscus isolate TK198812 chromosome 24, DD_ASM_mEF_20220401, whole genome shotgun sequence, one region includes:
- the TAF1A gene encoding TATA box-binding protein-associated factor RNA polymerase I subunit A isoform X1, translating to MSDFSEDLLRPTKEDDPAETSVRSSSGMRLPWLQKHVESVATRGKKEKDFAQTTSACLSFIQEALLKHQWQQAAEYMHSYLQILEDSDSNKRQAAPEIIWKLGSEILYYHPKSSVETFNAFADRMKNIGVMNYLTISLQHALYLLHHGMLDDASRNLSQAETWRYGEKSSSQEALINLVQAYKGLLQYYTWSKKKKELSELDEDDYAYSTASQDMFSHSWKTPINFSALIQTPGVWDPFVKSYVEMLEFYGDQDGAREVLTNYAYDEKFPSNPNAHVYLYNFLKREKAPREKLISVLKILYQIVPSHKLMLEFHRLLRKSDQEEHHKLGLEVLFGVLDFAGCTKNITAWQYLAKYLRQILMGSHLAWVQEEWNSRKNWWPGFHFSSFWAKSDWKEDKALAYEKAFVAGMLLGKGCRYFRYISKQDHQVLRKKFKRMKKLVKKHSIVNPGP from the exons GTGTGG CGAccagagggaaaaaggagaaggaTTTCGCTCAGACAACAAGTGCCTGTTTAAGTTTCATCCAAGAAGCCCTGCTGAAGCACCAGTGGCAGCAAGCAGCCGAGTACATGCACAGCTACCTGCAGATCCTGGAGGACTCGGACAGCAACAAGAGGCAGGCTGCGCCCGAG ATTATTTGGAAACTCGGAAGTGAAATTCTCTATTATCACCCCAAAAGCAGTGTGGAGACTTTTAATGCCTTTGCGGACAGGATGAAAAATATCGGCGTCATGAATTACTTAACG ATCTCCTTGCAACACGCGTTATACCTTCTGCATCACGGGATGCTGGACGACGCCAGCAGGAATCTCAGCCAGGCGGAGACGTGGAGATACGGTGAAAAGTCGTCGTCCCAGGAGGCGTTAATCAACCTCGTTCAGGCCTATAAAGGGCTTTTGCAATATTACACTTGGTctaaaaagaagaaggaattgtCCGAGCTCG ATGAGGATGATTATGCTTACAGCACAGCATCCCAGGACATGTTCAGCCACAGCTGGAAGACGCCCATCAACTTCTCTGCATTGATCCAGACTCCTGGGGTTTGGGACCCTTTCGTGAAGAGTTATGTAGAG ATGCTGGAATTCTATGGGGATCAAGATGGGGCCCGAGAGGTCCTCACTAATTATGCCTACGACGAAAAGTTCCCGTCCAATCCCAACGCGCACGTCTACTTATACAACTTTCTGAAGAGAGAGAAGGCACCAAGAGAGAAACTGATAAGTGTGCTTAag ATTTTGTATCAGATTGTACCATCTCATAAACTGATGCTAGAATTCCATAGATTACTGAGGAAATCAG ACCAAGAAGAGCACCATAAACTGGGGCTGGAGGTGCTGTTCGGTGTCTTAGATTTTGCTGGATGCACTAAAAACATAACCGCTTGGCAATACTTGGCAAAATACCTCAGACAGATCTTAATGGG aagtCATCTTGCCTGGGTTCAGGAAGAGTGGAATTCCAGGAAAAACTGGTGGCCAGGCTTTCACTTCAGCTCCTTTTGGGCAAAAAGTGATTGGAAGGAGGATAAAGCTTTGGCGTATGAGAAAGCTTTCGTAGCTGGAATGTTGTTAGGAAAAG gttgTAGATATTTTCGGTATATTTCAAAACAAGATCATCAAGTCTTAAGGAAGAAATTTAAGCGGATGAAGAAGTTAGTGAAAAAACACAGTATTGTAAATCCAGGACCCTGA